TTCAAAAGGGCCCGTCGCAATCTGTCACATCCCTGATTGATAAAAGACCCCGAAggcccccccggacccccccggacccccccggacccccccggaccccccccgctcccccacgCACAGGCTGGAATTTGTTTAATCGTTTCCAGTTTCTCTTTCTTCACCGGGGGTTTCATGTTTTCTtcatggctctctctctcgtctgttTCCGCGTCTTGTGGTCTGTCCTCGTTTCCAGGCGAGCTCACGCTCTCCACCGGGTGTAAATAATGCATCTAACGGAACTTTACGCTGCCTTTTCAGCGCTTGCCATTATTTCAGCTCTGGAAACACACGGCTTGTTTATAACACTCCCAAATCTTTCCAGcttaaaatcaaaaataaattatattcactTACAATTAACCTTAATTGCTTTCAGAGTACTAAGCCTGGAACAGAAAGGGTTTAATGAGATTCTGAGACTGGAGGCTGTCAGAATGGGCGGGAAGGGAATTAAAATATCCGGTACCTTTGCCAGatgatttaaaatttaaaaaaattttaactatATTTTGCAAATGCTTCATTTTGTCTGTGGTCTCTCGGGTGTAAATCTGAACTTCCTGAAACCTGCACACTGTTCAGTTGGATTGTCTTTCATCCGCCATTTTATGGCATTCCCGCCAGGCACCGCCATGCTCCCCGTGGTGGCCTTTCCGTTCGAGGACTTCTACACGGACACGCACCACGCCACGCACACGCTGGAGCGCAGCGAGCAGCAGGCGCTCTTCTACACGGGGCTGCTGGCGGCTGCACTGGGCATCGGGGGCATCCGCGCCATCCTGTGCCCCCTGGGAGCCTACAGCGTGCAGGGCTACGACCACCACAGGCTCTTCTCCTTCTTCAACTGGTGAGCAACACAGTCAGTACTAACACAGGCTCTTCTCCTTCTTTAACTGGTGAGCAGCACAGTCCAGTCAATAATAACACAGGCTCTTCTCCTTCTTTAACTGGTGAGCAACACAGTCAGTACtaacacaggcagacagggtgCATTCAGCTGCTTGAATACGATTTAAAAGCCTTTAAATTCCATATTTGAGCCTGACGTCATATTCAGCATTTTAAGGATGACCTACAGGACTGGGCCTCAAGACCCCAGCTGTACAGTGTTTAGAGAGTGAGCCCGTCTGGTGAGAGAGGGTTTATAAACAGGACACAGCCTGACTGCCTTTGCTCTGTCTGTAGACTGTACATCTGTTAATCACCTGACTTTAAGTTTAAGATCTTTTTTTTGGGTTATCTCTTGGATTTGAAAGGTTCTACTGGCTAGTGAACCTGAACTCGACGGTGGTGTTTTTGGGGATCGCCTACATCCAGCAGTCTGTGGCCAAAAACCTGGGGTTCCTCATCCCCTTCACCTCGGCTGTGCTCGGCATGCTCGCCATCCACATGGTGCGCCAGAACCTCACCTTTCGCCCCAAGAAAGGTAACCTTtcacctttaacctttaaccttgcACCTGAGAAGCTGCGCATTAAATGTACAGGTAGGGGCTCCTGaggtacactcacacacacactcacactcacacacactcactcacacacacacacacacacacctcccacaccacacatcacactcctactcacaccactcacaccctcacaactcacacacacatcacacccaacactcacacacacacactccacacacacacacactcactcacacacactcacacacacacacctcacacacacacacacacacacacaccacaccactccacactcacactccacactcactcacacacacacaccacacacacacacatcacacacaccacacaccacacaccactcacacacaactcacacacacacacactcacacacacacacactgcactcacactccacacacacacaccactcacacacacacacactcacacacactcacacacacacacacacacacactacatccactccactcacaccacacacacacacacacccatcacacacacactccacactcactcacacaccacacacacacacactcacactcacactcctcacacacacacacacacacacacacacacactaccacccacacacccacacacacacacacacaccaccacaccacacacccacactcacctcacctcactcacacaaactccaccacacatcacacaccacactcacacacacacacacacactcacacacccctcacacacacaccacacacctcacacacactcacacacacacactcacaccacactcacactcacctcacacctcacaccacaccacacacacacacactctcacacacacacacacacacacacacacacacacactcacacacacacacacactcacactcacactcacacacacacacacacagtgacgtTGAGTGGGCTCCTCTGCAGGCGGGTCGCTGATCACCACGCTGGGCGTGTTCCTGTCCTCGCTGAAGATGAGCTGCCTCAGGTACGGCTACCTGAGCGGGGAGGTGGGCAGCTGGCTGGACCGCGCCAAGGAGAACAACGGGGGGCGCTACAGCGAGGCGCACGTGGAGAACGTCAAGATCATGTCCCGCCTGTTCCCTCTATACGGCCTGCAGCTGCTGTACCGCACCTGTGTGGCCCAGGTGAGCccttaagccccgcccacacgcccCGCCCACACAGCCTAGAGCGCACGCTGCTGTACTGCACCTGCGTCGCCCAGATGAGCccttaagccccgcccacactcTTTCTTTCAAAGAGACAGGGGCTCCACTCTAACAATCCCCTCATGGGACCCACACAAtcacttaaaataaaactgctaaCAAGTCCTGTAAGTAACTACTGCACATCTCCATCTTCACCCCCaaaaacaggcagaaataaacaaagtaaatgtGGTTGTTTTTGAACAGATCCCATCTGGATACTACCTCCAGGCCATGCACTCCAACCTGAAGCTGAACGGGTTCCTGCTGCCCATCGGGGTGATGAACGTGATCAGCATCCTACCCCTGCTGGTGCTGTCCCCCCTGCTGCAGTGCAGCACTGCTAGTGCTCTGTCCCTGCACAGGACCCCACTGTCCCCCCACACGCTCATAGGTACGGCCCACCTGAGCACCTATCACCTGAGCATCTGTATCACCTGCACACTGATCACCTGAGCACCTATCACCTGCACACTGCTCACCTGAGCACCTATCACCTGCACACTCCCCACCTCAGCACCTCTATCACCTGAGCACCTATCACCTGCACACTGCTCACCTGAGCACCTATCACCTGCACACTGCTCACCTGAGCACCTATCACCTGAGCACCTGAACCACCTGCGCACTGCTCACCTGAGCACCTCTATCACCTGAGCACCTGAATCACCTGTGCACTGCTCACCTGAGCACCTCTATCACCTGCACACTGCTCACCTGAGCACCTATCACCTGCACACTGCTCACCTGAGCACCTATCACCTGAGCACCTGAATCACCTGCACACTCCCCACCTGAGCACCTCTATCACCTGCACACTGCTCACCTGAGCACCTCTATCACCTGTGCACTGCTCACCTGAGCACCGCTATCACCTGCGCACTGCTCACCTGAGCACCTGAATCACCTGCGCACTGCTCACCTGAGCACCGCTATCACCTTTTCTCAGGGTTAAGCAGCCACCCCAGTACTTTTCCCACGGTCCGCGTGTGATGGCCAATGGGTCATCCAAAAGGAAGCAGGCATGTATTGTGATAAGCCACCATGCAGGTCAAACAACCTTGCTTTGTGtgactgcacacacgcacttggCCTTTGTAGAAAAGCACAGCACCCTGCTGTTCCTCCGTCCCCCCAGGCCACCCCCCTCTTATCCACATGCTGGGCCAGTGATATTGATGACTGTAGCCACACAGGCTGCTATTATGGGATGTGGTTCTCGCCCTTTATCCTCAGATATATCTGCTCTCGTTACTCATCTTTACGCGAGCAGCAGCCAAAGCCGGTCGGACGTGGTCTTTAGTTTTCTCCGCTCCGCACGTTGGACCTGGTGTCTCTCCTAAAGCAACgggccctgctcctggagcagATTCATCAGGAAGGCCATTCATTCTGCAGGAGGAGCGCACAGAtcctctgtctgtttcacaTACAGGCCATTTGTCCTTTCGCTCATTTTTAAAGTGTTCGTGGGCGACTCCAGCGACTCCAGCAaggccctctctgtctctttcagcGTCTTTCTCAGTGAAACGAATCTATTCCACGCACTGCACTGCTATAAAAGGAACCAGAGGAACATTTTAAGACCTGACGTAGGACTGGAATATATCATATTTTCCGATGCTTGGTTATGGATGAGCCTTCCCCGTGGGCAGAAGAGCACTGCAGAGAGCTGCCACTGACAGAAAGAGTCCCGCCTGTACCTCTACCTGGGTGCAcaaacccctccctccaccaTTTCTCCAAACTGCGTGTCCAAAAGCCGCTCCAAAGCTGAGGCTGCACTGATGGCCATGTGGTTCTGAGGCAATAAATCCTTTGAAAAGTGTGGCTAAATGAGTCAAAATATCacataataattcaaatattccaaacatttcatttgcatcCATAAAATATTGAAGTAATAATTTTATAAGCAGGAGGGTGATACCTGTGTGTTGGTAATTTTAACGGGAGCGtgatatctgtgtgtttgtgtgttggtatTTTTAACGGGACCGTGATACCTGTGTTGCCCCTCTCAGTGGCGGGACACGTCTGTGCTGCCCTGTCGGTCCTGGCCGCGGGGGTGTCGGAGATCCAGAGGAAGGGGTACCCCCTGGTGGAGCAGTCCCTTTCCGGCAAGGTGCTGCACGTCTCCTCCATGGGCTGCTTCCAGCTCACGCCCCAGTACGTCCTGCTGGGCCTGGCTGAGGCCCTGGTGACCCCCGCCTGTAAGAGCACCCCGACACCCCCATACCCAGCACCCCgacacccccacacccagcaCCCCGACACCCCCATACCCAGCACCCCgacacccccacacccagcccccacaccccaacccGCACCCCACACCCCCGACCCCATACCCAGCACCCCgacacccccactcccccatacCCAGCACCCCGACACCCCATACCCAGCACCCCagcacccacaccccacacccagcaccccacacccccaccccccaccagcacCCCGACACCCCACCACGCACCCCAGCCACCCGACACCCCCaacccaccacacccacagccccagaCCCCGCCACACACAGGACACCCATACCCAGACCCAATCCACACAGACCGATCACACACTCAGCATGAGAGCGCACCATGAAGCTCCTGTGTGCGCAGAGCTAATCAGGCTAACTACCCCAGTGCACAGCGATTCAGCACATTTGCAtcttcattcatattcataaatatgataaaacAACTGTTTCTATTTCTGTGGCCCCCAATGTTGATGCCAAGTTGGCGTTCATGCAAGTACGATatagcacacacagtacatacagtgcatATAGTGCCTGCAGATGTATATCTACATTTACGCACGTTATATTTCACCCAGCCTAAAACAGTATCTTTTTTTGACTCATACGGACTCACATACGGACcttccaaaaagtttttttgtacCTTTCAGAAATACCCGcgctgcattttaaatgaagcatACGCTCGGAGCCTTCTCAAAGCCAAACAAGCCGGCAGCACAGCACTCTACAGTTAATTATCACCTCCGCTTATCCATCTTTTATACGTTAGATCAGAGAGTTTTATTAATGGCTGTAATTATCATTCTGTGTATAATTGGCCTGTCAGGTATACAGGACTTTTCTAATGACTTTGTGAAGTCcaaaatgcgtgtgtgtgtgtgtgtgctgcaaaGGCCACAAAACCAAAGTTGCACAAGAAGAACCATTTTGTTACTTGTCTGTTTGGGTTCACACACAATTCAAAACATATTCAGTACAGAGTTGATCTGTAACCTGTGGGTTGCTGCTGTGGTCTTGCTGCTAGATGGTCATTGGTTTAAATCCCATTACATTTGTGCTGTTGTAGGGTTAAGACAGTTAAACTTACAACAACACAAACTCGAAAACTTTGccaaaatatattacatatttgcTATCCTGCACATAAGCACCTGCTGTGCAAACTAAATTCTGAATTATAACCAACAAACTTTCAAGCCTTTGGTTTTTCCAAACATATTACTAAGTACAGAGGCTACACTTGCATATTGGAGAATGTGTGAGTGCCATGTAGGGGAGTTACTCTTCCACACAGCGAGAGGCCCAGCCAGCCCGTGTCTCATTCTCATGGAGCggagcgcctctctctctctctcttagtcaAACAGACCGAAAGGCCCTTTGGCCTGCAGAGG
The Anguilla rostrata isolate EN2019 chromosome 19, ASM1855537v3, whole genome shotgun sequence genome window above contains:
- the slc15a5 gene encoding solute carrier family 15 member 5, yielding MLPVVAFPFEDFYTDTHHATHTLERSEQQALFYTGLLAAALGIGGIRAILCPLGAYSVQGYDHHRLFSFFNWFYWLVNLNSTVVFLGIAYIQQSVAKNLGFLIPFTSAVLGMLAIHMVRQNLTFRPKKGGSLITTLGVFLSSLKMSCLRYGYLSGEVGSWLDRAKENNGGRYSEAHVENVKIMSRLFPLYGLQLLYRTCVAQIPSGYYLQAMHSNLKLNGFLLPIGVMNVISILPLLVLSPLLQCSTASALSLHRTPLSPHTLIVAGHVCAALSVLAAGVSEIQRKGYPLVEQSLSGKVLHVSSMGCFQLTPQYVLLGLAEALVTPACSLLAFRLAPGSVRGVSLNLLSLSYGGGCFLGALIIQLVYLLSGGNFYPDSLSDGNGNLERFFFLLAALMAINTLVFWRISYRYSDLSVELGQGGRSHLAEKLLQHKKCLRFYDTVERSYTLASIETIL